Proteins encoded within one genomic window of Rubritalea squalenifaciens DSM 18772:
- a CDS encoding phosphodiester glycosidase family protein, with protein MPKIFMTLFVALTCLSCTKADEANPKPKQSILPLAYHQVSSEGVTLHLISFDSRQYHLEVADQPKGPGSLWPDAKSCGTAKQALASINAGFFTPEGKPLGLVIENGTKRGYNNPSSLGSAFYYIDTNKKITAIARRKHLSNLTKNLTPNHLLQAGPMLSDGGHTVKGLSKQNARKRSFIAHDGADHWLIGYADACTLEQLSKAIAGKKLAGCQISNAMNLDGGRSSDLWISAAVPGGEKTFRSFFNKPVRNFLILKPTP; from the coding sequence GTGCCGAAAATTTTCATGACCTTGTTTGTCGCCTTGACTTGTCTCAGCTGCACCAAGGCCGATGAAGCGAACCCCAAGCCCAAGCAATCCATCCTTCCCCTTGCATACCATCAAGTCAGCTCCGAAGGCGTGACCCTCCACCTGATCAGCTTCGACAGTCGCCAATATCATCTCGAAGTCGCCGATCAACCAAAGGGCCCGGGTTCACTCTGGCCTGATGCCAAATCCTGCGGCACAGCCAAACAAGCCCTCGCCTCTATCAATGCAGGTTTCTTCACCCCAGAGGGCAAACCCCTAGGACTCGTTATCGAAAACGGCACCAAGCGCGGCTACAACAACCCCTCCTCACTGGGTTCTGCATTTTACTACATCGATACAAATAAAAAAATCACCGCCATAGCCCGGCGCAAACACCTCAGCAATCTCACCAAAAACCTGACACCCAACCATCTCCTCCAGGCCGGCCCTATGCTATCTGATGGCGGCCATACAGTGAAGGGCCTCTCCAAGCAAAACGCACGCAAGCGCTCCTTCATCGCCCACGACGGGGCGGATCACTGGCTCATAGGCTACGCGGACGCCTGCACACTGGAGCAACTCTCCAAAGCCATTGCTGGCAAGAAACTTGCCGGATGTCAGATTTCAAATGCCATGAACCTTGACGGAGGACGCTCCTCGGACTTATGGATCAGCGCAGCAGTCCCTGGGGGAGAAAAGACATTCCGCTCGTTTTTCAATAAACCTGTGCGAAACTTCCTTATACTCAAACCTACCCCCTGA
- a CDS encoding ArsR/SmtB family transcription factor, translated as MTSILNSLKILSDPTRLRILMLIDEEELSVAELQSILGMGQSRISTQLGQLKTNQLATDRRVGKNNLYSASAPPDLMQVARQAAEEIPEISADRAALRLTLRKRRDRARAYFDELAGKFGRQYVPGRSWKGLSEALLKILNYETVADLGAGEGTLSQLLAQRAKKVIAIDNSEKMVEFGKELAKENKLPNLEYRLGDIESPPIDDASVDLVIFSQALHHAQKPERALVSAARILKPGGTIVVLDLLQHQFEQARELYHDVWLGFSEVDLATKLEQAGFCDVDTAIVDREDEAPHFQTLLGTARLPA; from the coding sequence ATGACGTCAATTCTCAATTCGCTAAAAATCCTGTCCGATCCGACCCGCCTTCGCATCCTCATGCTTATTGATGAGGAAGAGCTTAGCGTGGCCGAGCTTCAGAGTATTCTCGGCATGGGCCAAAGCCGCATTTCCACCCAGCTAGGCCAGCTAAAAACCAACCAGCTTGCCACTGATCGCAGGGTCGGCAAGAACAACCTCTACTCTGCAAGCGCCCCTCCAGACCTGATGCAAGTCGCCCGTCAGGCAGCCGAGGAAATCCCGGAAATTTCTGCCGACCGTGCAGCACTCCGCCTCACTCTACGAAAACGCCGTGACCGAGCCCGCGCCTATTTTGACGAGCTGGCGGGCAAGTTTGGCCGTCAGTATGTCCCCGGCCGCTCTTGGAAAGGCCTCTCCGAAGCTCTGCTCAAGATTCTCAACTACGAGACGGTGGCCGATCTCGGTGCGGGTGAAGGTACCCTTTCCCAGCTGCTCGCCCAACGCGCCAAGAAAGTCATCGCGATCGACAACTCCGAAAAGATGGTCGAGTTCGGTAAAGAACTCGCCAAAGAAAACAAACTCCCGAACCTTGAGTACCGCCTGGGAGATATCGAGTCCCCTCCCATCGATGATGCCTCAGTGGATTTGGTAATTTTCAGCCAGGCCCTCCACCATGCACAGAAGCCTGAGCGCGCCCTCGTATCAGCCGCCCGTATCCTGAAACCGGGTGGCACCATCGTGGTCCTGGATCTTCTGCAGCACCAGTTTGAGCAGGCCCGGGAGCTTTACCACGACGTCTGGCTGGGATTCTCCGAAGTCGACCTCGCCACCAAACTAGAACAGGCTGGCTTCTGCGATGTAGATACCGCCATCGTGGATCGAGAAGACGAAGCCCCACACTTCCAGACACTCCTTGGGACTGCACGCCTCCCTGCTTGA
- the metK gene encoding methionine adenosyltransferase has protein sequence MNRPYIFSSESVTEGHPDKVCDTISDVILDACLEQDINSRVACETFVKDNVVGLAGEITTHADFDSRSLVEKAIREIGYVHDDCKFNANSFFFVNLIGQQSPDIAQGVDAAAAQDKLIAEQGAGDQGIMFGYACNETPELMPAPISYSHKLGRELTLLRKSGQHKWLRPDSKTQVSMEYVDGKPSRVTAVVVSTMHSSDITTGEIRQILKKDLIQRVIPANLLTDDTELLINPTGLFVIGGPEGDAGLTGRKIIVDTYGGTGRHGGGAFSGKDPSKVDRSAAYMCRWVAKNIVAAGLAEKAEIQVAYAIGYPHPVSISVNTFGTGTVDEAKIEAAVKEVFSFKPADIITQLDLVRPIYRHTTNYGHFGREDNLSALTWEKKNKVDDLKAAIS, from the coding sequence ATGAATAGACCATACATTTTCTCCTCTGAGTCCGTTACTGAGGGTCATCCAGACAAAGTCTGTGATACGATTTCCGATGTGATTTTGGATGCCTGCCTTGAGCAGGACATCAATAGCCGTGTGGCTTGTGAAACTTTTGTGAAAGACAACGTGGTTGGCTTGGCTGGTGAGATTACGACTCACGCAGACTTTGACAGCCGTAGTCTGGTTGAGAAGGCGATTCGTGAAATCGGCTATGTGCATGACGACTGCAAGTTCAACGCGAATAGCTTCTTTTTCGTCAACCTGATCGGCCAGCAGTCTCCAGACATCGCTCAAGGTGTGGATGCAGCTGCCGCGCAGGACAAACTCATCGCAGAACAAGGCGCCGGTGACCAAGGTATTATGTTTGGTTACGCATGTAACGAGACGCCTGAGCTGATGCCTGCACCTATCAGCTACTCTCACAAATTGGGCCGTGAACTGACACTGCTCCGCAAGAGTGGCCAGCACAAATGGCTTCGTCCTGATTCCAAGACTCAGGTTTCCATGGAGTATGTTGATGGTAAGCCAAGTCGCGTGACTGCTGTGGTGGTCTCCACCATGCACTCCTCAGATATCACCACAGGTGAAATTCGCCAGATTCTGAAGAAGGACCTCATCCAGCGTGTGATTCCAGCTAACCTCCTGACCGACGACACAGAACTCCTGATCAATCCGACCGGTCTCTTTGTGATCGGTGGCCCTGAGGGTGATGCAGGACTAACAGGACGTAAGATCATTGTAGATACCTACGGTGGGACTGGTCGTCATGGTGGTGGTGCATTCTCTGGTAAGGATCCATCCAAGGTGGACCGCTCTGCGGCATACATGTGCCGCTGGGTCGCTAAGAATATTGTGGCTGCAGGACTCGCTGAGAAAGCTGAGATCCAGGTGGCGTATGCGATCGGTTACCCACACCCAGTGAGTATCAGTGTGAATACCTTCGGCACCGGTACTGTCGATGAGGCGAAGATCGAAGCGGCAGTGAAGGAAGTATTCTCCTTCAAGCCAGCAGATATCATTACCCAACTCGACCTGGTGCGTCCAATCTACCGTCACACCACCAACTACGGTCACTTCGGCCGTGAAGACAATCTCTCCGCTCTGACTTGGGAGAAGAAGAACAAGGTGGATGATCTTAAAGCTGCAATTTCCTAA